A genomic region of Rhodospirillales bacterium contains the following coding sequences:
- the rpoN gene encoding RNA polymerase factor sigma-54: MSNTFSQNLDLRQSQNLVMTPQLQQAIKLLQMGNMELAEYVEEELEKNPLLEKARDDDGSDDDTSSSAAVESDSMDSAFDEVWTGNEQASDTPPDFDSGSNMATVGAGGSASFDIMDESFENRLSDDKTLRDHLMEQLHLGFSDERDRMIGGLLIDLLDESGYLRDDPAELSGRLGCSPERLERLLTRMKQFDPTGIFAHDLSECMALQLDEKGALDAPMKALLDNINLLATHDYEALCKACGVNETYLKDMIDEIRRLNPKPAGDFDHLVVQTAVPDVLMKRLPKNLGGGWRVELNNDTLPRVLVNQTYYTEVAQHAKNKQDKTYLNEQLASANWLVRSLDQRAKTILKVAGEIIEQQEGFFLYGIEFLKPLTLRDIAEVIDMHESTVSRVTTGKYIGTPRGLFELKFFFSTALGSGDDAHSAESVKARIKTLVDNEDPKKILSDDKIVTILNDEGVDIARRTVAKYREALNIPSSVQRRRIKKSGF, encoded by the coding sequence ACCTTCGCCAGTCACAAAACCTTGTCATGACGCCGCAGCTACAGCAAGCCATCAAGCTGCTGCAAATGGGCAACATGGAACTGGCCGAATATGTCGAGGAAGAGCTGGAAAAAAATCCGCTGCTGGAAAAAGCCCGCGATGACGACGGCTCGGACGATGATACGTCTTCATCCGCGGCCGTCGAATCGGATTCCATGGACAGCGCCTTTGACGAAGTCTGGACCGGAAACGAACAAGCCAGCGATACGCCGCCGGATTTCGATTCCGGATCAAACATGGCCACCGTCGGCGCCGGGGGAAGTGCATCATTCGATATTATGGATGAGAGCTTCGAAAACCGCCTGAGCGACGATAAAACCCTGCGCGATCATTTGATGGAGCAATTGCATCTGGGATTTTCCGATGAACGGGACCGCATGATTGGCGGTTTGCTGATTGATCTGCTCGACGAAAGCGGTTATCTGCGCGACGACCCGGCTGAATTATCGGGCCGCCTCGGCTGCTCCCCGGAACGGTTGGAACGCCTGCTAACCCGGATGAAACAATTCGATCCCACCGGCATTTTCGCCCATGATCTATCCGAATGCATGGCGTTGCAACTGGACGAAAAAGGCGCGCTGGACGCCCCGATGAAGGCGCTTTTAGACAACATAAACTTGCTGGCCACTCACGATTATGAAGCCCTCTGCAAGGCCTGCGGCGTGAATGAAACATACCTGAAGGATATGATAGACGAAATTCGCCGCCTGAACCCCAAACCCGCCGGAGATTTCGATCATCTGGTCGTACAGACCGCCGTGCCGGATGTTTTGATGAAGCGCCTGCCGAAAAACCTCGGGGGCGGCTGGCGGGTTGAACTGAACAACGACACGCTGCCCCGCGTTCTCGTTAACCAAACCTACTACACAGAGGTCGCCCAGCACGCAAAAAACAAACAGGATAAAACCTATCTGAACGAACAACTGGCTTCGGCTAACTGGCTGGTGCGCTCTCTTGACCAGCGTGCCAAAACCATCCTGAAAGTCGCCGGGGAAATCATCGAACAACAAGAAGGATTTTTCCTCTATGGAATCGAGTTTCTCAAACCTCTAACCCTGCGCGACATCGCGGAAGTCATCGACATGCACGAAAGCACAGTCAGCCGCGTCACCACCGGAAAATATATCGGCACACCGCGCGGCCTGTTCGAATTGAAGTTTTTCTTCTCCACCGCATTGGGCAGCGGCGATGACGCTCACTCTGCCGAATCCGTCAAAGCCCGGATCAAAACACTGGTCGACAATGAAGATCCGAAAAAAATCCTGTCGGATGACAAAATCGTCACTATATTGAACGACGAAGGGGTTGATATCGCCCGCCGCACCGTGGCTAAATACCGGGAAGCCCTGAACATCCCGTCATCTGTCCAGCGGCGGCGAATAAAAAAGAGCGGGTTTTGA
- the raiA gene encoding ribosome-associated translation inhibitor RaiA: MQITVQGKQMDLGDALRTHVTDKLDEINHKYFNHATDATVTFSKEGHGHSATKAHISIRIGKDIMVMADNIAGDPYGAFDTAAEKVAKQMRRYKKRLRDHHDRLEKSPEAESMKARDYVLEATPEDHDESEDSVPHGKDPVVVAELTTAIQTMSVSEAVMRLDLSGQTAMLFRNASHSGLNMVYRRADGNIGWVDPEGNGNSAANAA, translated from the coding sequence ATGCAAATCACGGTTCAAGGCAAACAGATGGATCTGGGCGATGCGTTGCGCACCCACGTCACGGACAAGCTGGACGAAATCAATCACAAATATTTCAACCATGCGACCGACGCCACCGTCACATTCTCGAAGGAAGGCCACGGCCATAGCGCGACCAAAGCTCATATCTCCATTCGTATCGGCAAGGACATTATGGTCATGGCCGATAATATCGCGGGCGATCCGTACGGCGCTTTTGACACAGCCGCCGAAAAAGTTGCCAAACAAATGCGGCGCTATAAGAAACGCTTGCGCGATCACCATGACCGCCTCGAAAAGTCTCCGGAAGCCGAAAGCATGAAGGCACGCGATTATGTGCTGGAAGCTACGCCCGAAGATCACGATGAAAGTGAAGATAGTGTGCCCCATGGTAAAGATCCGGTTGTCGTAGCCGAACTGACCACGGCCATCCAGACCATGAGCGTTTCGGAAGCCGTCATGAGACTCGATCTGTCCGGTCAAACCGCCATGCTGTTCCGTAATGCTTCCCATAGCGGTCTGAACATGGTCTATCGCCGGGCCGACGGAAATATCGGCTGGGTAGACCCGGAAGGAAATGGCAACAGTGCCGCGAACGCTGCTTGA